In Cryptomeria japonica chromosome 10, Sugi_1.0, whole genome shotgun sequence, a genomic segment contains:
- the LOC131030920 gene encoding histone H3.2 produces MARTKQTARKSTGGKAPRKQLATKAARKSAPATGGVKKPHRFRPGTVALREIRKYQKSTELLIRKLPFQRLVREIAQDFKTDLRFQSSAVSALQEAAEAYLVGLFEDTNLCAIHAKRVTIMPKDIQLARRIRGERA; encoded by the coding sequence ATGGCCCGCACGAAGCAGACAGCAAGGAAATCGACAGGGGGAAAGGCCCCTCGAAAGCAATTGGCAACAAAGGCGGCTCGCAAATCCGCCCCTGCAACAGGCGGAGTGAAGAAGCCACATAGATTCAGGCCTGGCACCGTGGCCCTCCGAGAGATCCGAAAGTACCAGAAGAGCACCGAGCTTCTCATCAGGAAGCTGCCTTTTCAGCGGCTGGTTAGGGAAATAGCGCAGGATTTCAAGACGGATTTGAGGTTTCAAAGCTCTGCCGTTTCGGCTCTGCAGGAGGCGGCAGAGGCTTATTTGGTTGGACTGTTTGAAGATACGAATCTGTGTGCAATTCATGCAAAGAGAGTCACCATTATGCCCAAGGATATTCAGCTTGCACGCCGTATCCGGGGTGAAAGGGCTTAA